The region GTTTCTATTTTTTGTTCAAGGTCAGTTTTAACTTTTTTCTCATACCCTGAATAAGTATGAATCATAAACCATTTTTTTACTAATGTTTTTTCCATCTATCTATCCTCCAAAGAGAGATACCAACATTTTCAATCCTTTAGAAGCAATCAAATCAAAAACTCCCAAATATATGCTCATTATCAAGCTCATAGCAATTACCCAAAGAGTTGAATTAACTATCTCCTCTTTCTTAGGCCATTGAACCTTGGAATATTCCATTTTTATTCCTTGAAACAGATTCATGAAATCACCTTTATGTTTTGACTTTAATAAAAAAAATGGCAGGTCAAGAGGGACTCGAACCCCCAACCCTCGGTTTTGGAGACCGATGCTCTACCAATTGAGCCATTGACCTGCATGTTGTAAACTTACAAACAAAGATTATTTTTTAGTTTCTTTGTGTAAAGTAACTTTTTTGTCCCACTTACAGTATTTATTAATTTCTAATCTTTCAGTAGTGTTCTTTTTATTTTTTGAAGTACTATAATTTCTTCTTTTACATTCTGTACATTCTAATTGAATATTTACTCTCAATTTTACACCTCCACTCATTAACGGTATCTTTGTGATCCTCCCATATTGACCACCAATATGGTATAAGAGTTTGTTCTATCTTGCTTTCTAAGACATTAAATATGATATCATATGTTACATACTTTGTCAATGTTTTTTTTATAAAATATTAAATAAATATTTAAATATTTTTTTGTAATAAAAAAGCTTGGCGAGTTCCTATCCTCCCAGGAGGCTTCCCTCCAAGTACTTTCAGCGTTTACAGGCTTAACT is a window of Fusobacterium varium DNA encoding:
- the secE gene encoding preprotein translocase subunit SecE, whose translation is MNLFQGIKMEYSKVQWPKKEEIVNSTLWVIAMSLIMSIYLGVFDLIASKGLKMLVSLFGG
- the rpmG gene encoding 50S ribosomal protein L33, which gives rise to MRVNIQLECTECKRRNYSTSKNKKNTTERLEINKYCKWDKKVTLHKETKK